GCTACACGCGACTGGCGCGGGAGACGGGCGTCCCGTCGCTCCTGGGCGCAGCGGCCGCCGAGGTGTTCCGCATCGCGCTGGCGCGTGGCATGGGCGAGCTGGACCATACCGCCGTCGTGCGCCTCATCGAGGAGTGGACCGGTACCGACCTGAGATCCCGCGCGGGTGGGCAGCCATGACGCGCGTCGGCGTCGTCTGCGCGTTCCTCAAGCCCTCGGCCGCGGAGGCCCCCGTATAGGAGATCGCCATGCAGGAGAAGCTGAAGGTGGGGGCGGCGCAGATCGCGCCGCGCTTCCTCGACAAGGCCGGCACCATCAAGAAGATCGGCCAGACCATGGAGGAGGCTGGCCGGCTCGGGCTCGATCTCCTGGTCTTCCCCGAGACCTTCCTCTCGGCCTATCCCTACTGGCGGGGTGCCGTCTCGGTGCGCAGGGAGACCGAGCTCACGGCGGCCATGCAGCGCGAGAGCGTGCGCATCCCGTCCGCCGACACCGAGGAGCTCTGCGAGATGGCGCGCCGGGCGCGGGTGAACTGCGTCATCGGGCTCAACGAGCAGGACGACCGTCCCGGCAGCATGACCATGTACAACGCGCTTCTCGTCATCTCTCGCGACGGCCGGGTGGCGGGCCGGCACCGGAAGCTCATGCCCACGCACTCCGAGCGCGTGTACTGGGGCATGGGGGATGCGCGCGACGTCCGTACCTTCGACCTCGACATCGGGCGGCTGGGCGGGCTCATCTGCTACGAGCACCACATGACGCTCCTGCGGGCGGCCATGGCCATCAAGGGTGAGGAACTGCACGTCGCCGTCTGGCCCGGCTGGTGGAGCATGGACGGTCACCTGGGCGCGAAGAAGGCCGATCCGGCCTCCCGGGGATGCGACGTGGAGTTCGCGATCCGCGAGTATGCGCTCGAGAATTCCACCTTCGTCGCCTCCTCCTCGTGGTACCTGCCACCCTCGGACGTCCCGCCGGATCTCCAGGAGGTCATGAAGTACAATCTCGCTGTTGGCGGCTCCTGCATCGTCAACCCGAGCGGCCAGTGGGTGCGCGAGCCTGTCTTCAGCCAGGAGACCATCGTGTGGGCGGAGATCGACCAGGAGGACCGGCGACTCGCGAAGGCCTACTTCGACTCGGTGGGGCACTACTCCCGCTTCGACGTGCTCCAGCTCCTGATCCGCGACGAGGGGTGGGAGCCCACGGCCCGGCCGGAGCCGCGGCCCCGCGATCTGCGCGCGGCGGCCGACCGCTTCGAGGTGAGGCTCGACCGGCTCGAGGCCATGGTGGAGCGCCTGCTCAGGGGCGAGTAGCCGGGAATCGCGGATGAGCCGTCGCCTCAAGATCCTCGTCGCTGTCGCGGCCGCGGGGGTGCTCGTGTCCGCCGTCGGGCTCTGGGCGCTGCCGGAGATCGTGCGCCGGGTCGCCCTCGACCAGATCCCCAAGCTCACCGGCCGGGCCGCCGGCATCGAGGACGTGGACCTCAACCTCTTTACGGGGCGCGTCGCGATCAAGCGGTTCCGCCTCGCCGAGCGGGAGGGGCCCGAGGCCTTCGTGGAGCTGGACCGGCTCGACCTTGGGATCTCGCTGTTCGCCCTGCTCGCGTCCGAGATCCGCATCACCGAACTGGGCTTGACGGCCCCCACCCTGCGTCTCACGCGCACGGGGCCCGCAGAGTTCAACTTCTCCGACATCCTCGCCCGGTTCGCGACGGAGAAGAAGGAGAAGCCGCCCAGTCGGTGGACCGTGACGCTTGACCGCCTGGCCCTCGCGGGCGGCCGGCTCATCGTCGAGGACCGGGCGGTGTCGCCGGCCGCCGAC
The sequence above is a segment of the Candidatus Rokuibacteriota bacterium genome. Coding sequences within it:
- a CDS encoding carbon-nitrogen hydrolase family protein; translated protein: MQEKLKVGAAQIAPRFLDKAGTIKKIGQTMEEAGRLGLDLLVFPETFLSAYPYWRGAVSVRRETELTAAMQRESVRIPSADTEELCEMARRARVNCVIGLNEQDDRPGSMTMYNALLVISRDGRVAGRHRKLMPTHSERVYWGMGDARDVRTFDLDIGRLGGLICYEHHMTLLRAAMAIKGEELHVAVWPGWWSMDGHLGAKKADPASRGCDVEFAIREYALENSTFVASSSWYLPPSDVPPDLQEVMKYNLAVGGSCIVNPSGQWVREPVFSQETIVWAEIDQEDRRLAKAYFDSVGHYSRFDVLQLLIRDEGWEPTARPEPRPRDLRAAADRFEVRLDRLEAMVERLLRGE